The Streptomyces achromogenes genome window below encodes:
- a CDS encoding YcnI family copper-binding membrane protein produces the protein MPSTPKSPAPGSSTRPALRRAGLGAVLAAAAVLAAAGPASAHVTVHPESYAEGATDGVLSFRVPDEEDTASTTEVRVFLPTDHPVLGVLVHPQDGWSAKVTTTKLKTPVKTDDGTITEAASEITWTGGKIGVGQYEDFDVAFGQLPDDTGRLTFKTLQTYSDGKTVRWIEEAAAGADEPENPAPVLKLTPAAADDGPSFASSAPAKSTGGTAQAARADDSTARGLGGAGLAVGALGLAAAAFAVLRTRPNRS, from the coding sequence ATGCCCTCGACACCCAAGTCCCCGGCGCCCGGGTCCTCGACACGCCCCGCCCTGCGCCGCGCCGGTCTCGGCGCCGTGCTCGCCGCCGCCGCGGTCCTCGCCGCCGCAGGCCCCGCCTCCGCGCACGTCACCGTGCACCCCGAGAGCTACGCCGAGGGCGCCACCGACGGCGTGCTCAGCTTCCGGGTCCCCGACGAGGAGGACACCGCGAGCACCACCGAGGTGCGGGTCTTCCTGCCCACCGACCACCCCGTGCTCGGCGTGCTGGTCCACCCGCAGGACGGCTGGTCCGCGAAGGTGACCACCACCAAGCTGAAGACCCCCGTGAAGACGGACGACGGCACGATCACCGAAGCCGCCTCCGAGATCACCTGGACGGGCGGGAAGATCGGCGTCGGCCAGTACGAGGACTTCGACGTCGCCTTCGGGCAACTCCCCGACGACACCGGCAGGCTGACCTTCAAGACCCTGCAGACCTACTCCGACGGCAAGACCGTCCGCTGGATCGAGGAGGCCGCGGCGGGAGCGGACGAGCCGGAGAACCCGGCGCCGGTGCTCAAGCTGACGCCGGCGGCGGCGGACGACGGACCTTCCTTCGCCTCCTCCGCCCCCGCGAAGAGCACGGGCGGCACGGCACAGGCCGCCCGCGCCGATGACTCCACCGCCCGAGGGCTGGGCGGCGCCGGGCTGGCCGTAGGCGCCCTCGGCCTCGCGGCAGCCGCCTTCGCCGTCCTACGGACGCGCCCGAACCGGTCGTAA
- a CDS encoding methyltransferase domain-containing protein — MRKTTATPADVARRVGGILAQPGRTEPGSVTETLIPGDGGPLRPAVHGVEAVAPGVIAGAGPVGRPGERPTVRLRDSAPEEQPRYAPEWLELREPADAAARAMELLDPLRIRLANLPGRSGLAIHDLGCGTGSMGRWLAPRLDGPQHWVLHDRDPYLLHFAAVASPRAAADGSRVTVETRRGDVARLTPDALAGASLVTASALLDVLTREEIETLAAACAGAGCPALLTLSVAGRVELSAPDPLDQEIAAAFNDHQRRDGLLGPDAVNVACEAFADQGATVKVHPSPWRLGPQNVGLTAQWLRGWVGAAVEERPELAERAEPYLAARLAACAAGDLHVTVHHSDLLALARPTGGAG; from the coding sequence ATGAGGAAGACGACGGCGACCCCGGCCGACGTGGCGCGACGCGTGGGCGGCATCCTCGCCCAGCCGGGCCGGACGGAGCCCGGTTCGGTGACGGAGACCCTGATCCCCGGTGACGGCGGCCCCCTGCGGCCCGCGGTGCACGGCGTCGAGGCCGTCGCGCCGGGCGTCATCGCCGGCGCCGGACCGGTCGGCCGGCCCGGCGAGCGGCCAACCGTGCGGCTGCGCGACAGCGCGCCGGAGGAGCAGCCCCGCTACGCCCCCGAATGGCTGGAGCTGCGCGAGCCCGCCGACGCCGCCGCCCGCGCGATGGAGCTGCTGGACCCGCTGCGGATCCGGCTCGCCAACCTGCCCGGCCGCAGCGGGCTCGCCATCCACGACCTGGGCTGCGGCACCGGCTCCATGGGCCGCTGGCTGGCCCCCCGGCTGGACGGCCCCCAGCACTGGGTCCTGCACGACCGCGACCCCTACCTCCTGCACTTCGCGGCCGTCGCCTCGCCGCGGGCGGCCGCCGACGGCAGCCGGGTCACCGTGGAGACCCGGCGCGGCGACGTCGCCCGGCTCACCCCGGACGCGCTGGCCGGCGCCTCGCTGGTCACCGCCTCCGCGCTGCTCGACGTCCTCACCCGCGAGGAGATCGAGACGCTCGCCGCGGCCTGTGCGGGCGCGGGCTGCCCGGCGCTGCTGACGCTGTCGGTCGCCGGCCGCGTCGAACTCAGCGCGCCGGACCCGCTGGACCAGGAGATCGCGGCCGCCTTCAACGACCACCAGCGGCGCGACGGCCTCCTCGGCCCCGACGCGGTCAACGTCGCCTGCGAGGCGTTCGCCGACCAGGGCGCGACCGTCAAGGTGCACCCCAGCCCGTGGCGGCTCGGCCCGCAGAACGTCGGCCTGACCGCCCAGTGGCTGCGCGGCTGGGTCGGCGCCGCCGTGGAGGAGCGCCCCGAACTGGCCGAGCGCGCCGAGCCCTACCTGGCGGCCCGGCTCGCGGCCTGCGCGGCGGGCGACCTGCACGTCACCGTGCACCACAGCGACCTGCTGGCGCTGGCCCGCCCGACGGGCGGAGCCGGATGA
- a CDS encoding zinc-dependent alcohol dehydrogenase, whose translation MSTGARAFWVSSPGEGEIRHVDVSDPAQGEVLVRSLWSGVSRGTETLVFRGGVPESQHAVMRAPFQEGDFPGPVKYGYLNVGVVEQGPAALVGRTVFCLYPHQTRYVVPATAVTVVPETVPAERAVLAGTVETAVNALWDAAPLAGDRIAVVGGGMVGCSVAALLARFPGVRVQLVDADPARATIAEALGVDFATPADALGGRDLVVHASATEQGLTRSLELLADEGTVLELSWYGDRKVSLPLGEDFHSRRLVVRSSQVGAVSPARRSSRTYADRLALALELLADPALDALVTGDSAFEELPEVMPKLASGEIPALCHRIGYGQERLT comes from the coding sequence ATGTCGACCGGCGCACGTGCGTTCTGGGTCAGCTCTCCGGGAGAAGGCGAGATCCGCCACGTCGACGTTTCGGACCCCGCGCAGGGCGAGGTCCTGGTGCGTTCGCTGTGGTCAGGCGTCAGCCGCGGCACGGAGACCCTCGTCTTCCGCGGCGGGGTGCCCGAGAGCCAGCACGCCGTCATGCGGGCCCCGTTCCAGGAGGGCGACTTCCCCGGGCCCGTGAAGTACGGCTATCTCAACGTGGGGGTGGTGGAACAGGGTCCCGCTGCGCTCGTCGGGCGCACGGTCTTCTGCCTCTACCCGCACCAGACGCGGTACGTCGTCCCGGCGACGGCGGTGACCGTCGTGCCGGAAACGGTGCCCGCCGAACGCGCCGTGCTCGCCGGCACCGTCGAGACGGCCGTCAACGCGCTGTGGGACGCGGCGCCGCTGGCCGGCGACCGGATCGCGGTGGTCGGCGGCGGCATGGTCGGCTGCTCGGTGGCCGCGCTGCTCGCCCGCTTCCCCGGCGTACGCGTCCAGCTGGTCGACGCCGACCCGGCGCGCGCGACGATCGCCGAAGCGCTCGGCGTCGACTTCGCGACCCCCGCCGACGCGCTCGGCGGCCGGGACCTCGTGGTGCACGCCAGCGCGACCGAGCAGGGCCTCACCCGTTCCCTGGAGCTCCTCGCCGACGAGGGCACGGTCCTCGAACTGAGCTGGTACGGCGACCGGAAGGTGTCCCTCCCGCTGGGCGAGGACTTCCACTCCCGCCGGCTGGTCGTCCGCAGCAGCCAGGTCGGCGCCGTCTCCCCGGCCCGCCGCTCCAGCCGCACCTACGCCGACCGGCTCGCCCTCGCGCTGGAACTGCTGGCCGACCCCGCGCTCGACGCCCTCGTCACCGGAGACAGCGCCTTCGAGGAGCTGCCGGAGGTCATGCCGAAGCTCGCATCCGGCGAGATCCCGGCCCTGTGCCACCGCATCGGGTACGGACAGGAGCGCCTGACCTGA
- a CDS encoding creatininase family protein, producing MSGSDIRSAAYGLVPTDTTEDVRTRGAGVSTQVAVLPVGSFEQHGPHLPLATDTLVACAIAREIAGAYPVHLLPPVTIACSHEHAAWPGTVSISSVTLHAVVRDIAASLRRSGVEALVVVNGHGGNYVLGNVVQESSAAGERMALFPAPEDWEAALARSGVSTSLLTDMHAGEIETSILLHAHPELVRPGYESADFVADDRRHLLTLGMSAYTDSGVIGRPSLGSAEKGKELLAGLADSFGAYFSLLTAETSGS from the coding sequence ATGAGTGGTTCGGACATACGGTCGGCGGCGTACGGACTGGTGCCGACGGACACTACCGAAGACGTACGGACCCGGGGCGCCGGCGTCTCGACGCAGGTGGCGGTTCTTCCCGTCGGGAGCTTCGAACAGCACGGCCCGCACCTGCCGCTGGCCACCGACACTTTGGTGGCCTGCGCCATCGCGCGGGAGATCGCCGGGGCGTACCCGGTGCACCTCCTCCCGCCGGTGACCATCGCCTGCTCGCACGAGCACGCGGCCTGGCCGGGAACCGTCAGCATCTCCTCGGTGACCCTTCACGCGGTGGTACGGGACATCGCGGCGTCGCTGCGCCGCTCGGGCGTCGAGGCCCTGGTAGTGGTCAACGGACACGGCGGGAACTACGTCCTGGGCAACGTCGTCCAGGAGTCCTCCGCCGCGGGTGAGCGGATGGCGCTCTTCCCGGCCCCGGAGGACTGGGAGGCGGCGCTGGCGCGGTCCGGGGTGTCGACCTCGCTGCTCACCGACATGCACGCCGGGGAGATCGAGACCTCGATCCTGCTGCACGCCCACCCCGAACTCGTCCGGCCCGGTTATGAGTCGGCCGATTTCGTCGCGGACGACCGCCGTCATCTGCTCACGCTGGGAATGTCCGCCTATACCGATTCGGGCGTCATCGGCCGTCCTTCCCTGGGGTCCGCGGAAAAGGGGAAGGAACTCCTGGCGGGCCTGGCGGATTCCTTCGGCGCGTATTTCTCCTTGCTCACCGCGGAAACCTCCGGATCCTGA
- a CDS encoding ABC transporter permease subunit, with protein sequence MRSKAGTLLWRAVLAALLVCGTGLLPWISHTDPALTVLKAQSADRDATPQALADVRARLGLDDGPLDLLGQWLAGLPRGDAGRSWISGAEVMPDVLAALGASLLLVTVALAVALVTAVGVCARTLRLGARRLLDGRPAGGTGSAVLAALPEFLIASVLATVVGVQLGWLPALGWYGPQWTVLPALALGLPAGAVLGRLLDDQLPAAFAEPWALAAAARGLAGPSIARKALRRCVPALLPNLGLFLVGLTGGSVAVEQIFDIPGLGRTTLQAAIAQDLPVLQAGVLVLVALAAVTAAVVRLAARRLIGPALRDGALRTLHRPAPPARRLPPLTLGVALLAVVLAGLPRDPLALDTDARLQAPSAAHPFGADALGRDVLARVAHGALDTLALALAVSAIALTVGLLLGLLPRLSGPLVDTVNAVPPVLAALLVAAVRGGGAWTPVLAVAVVAWAPLAAHTSALLREERATLHLTATRALGAGPWRLLTGELLPAVLPPVARHALLRLPGIALALASLGFLGLGAQPPSPEWGLLLAENQPYAERAPWAVLAPAAVLALLGALAVTAAGLRPGPRRRRAAEADSRPHSGEHPSSRTELVGAA encoded by the coding sequence ATGAGAAGCAAGGCGGGCACGCTGCTCTGGCGTGCCGTACTGGCCGCGCTGCTGGTGTGCGGGACCGGGCTGCTGCCGTGGATCTCGCACACCGACCCGGCGCTCACCGTGCTCAAGGCGCAGTCCGCCGACCGGGACGCCACCCCGCAGGCGCTCGCCGACGTCCGCGCCCGACTCGGCCTGGACGACGGCCCACTGGACCTGCTCGGGCAGTGGCTGGCGGGCCTGCCGCGCGGCGACGCCGGACGGTCCTGGATCTCCGGCGCCGAGGTGATGCCCGACGTCCTCGCCGCCCTGGGCGCGTCCCTGCTGCTGGTGACGGTGGCCCTGGCCGTCGCGCTGGTCACCGCCGTCGGCGTGTGCGCCCGCACCCTGCGCCTCGGCGCGCGACGGCTCCTCGACGGCCGGCCCGCAGGCGGCACCGGATCCGCCGTGCTCGCCGCGCTGCCGGAGTTCCTCATCGCCTCCGTCCTCGCCACGGTGGTCGGCGTGCAACTGGGGTGGCTGCCCGCCCTCGGCTGGTACGGACCGCAGTGGACCGTGCTGCCCGCGCTCGCCCTCGGCCTGCCCGCCGGGGCCGTCCTCGGCCGGCTCCTCGACGACCAGCTGCCCGCCGCCTTCGCCGAGCCCTGGGCGCTCGCCGCGGCCGCCCGGGGACTGGCCGGTCCGAGCATCGCCCGCAAGGCGCTGCGCCGCTGCGTGCCCGCGCTGCTGCCCAACCTGGGGCTGTTCCTGGTGGGACTGACCGGCGGATCCGTCGCCGTGGAGCAGATCTTCGACATCCCCGGCCTCGGCCGGACGACCCTCCAAGCGGCGATCGCCCAGGACCTCCCCGTCCTCCAGGCGGGCGTCCTCGTGCTCGTCGCGCTCGCGGCCGTCACCGCCGCCGTGGTCCGGCTCGCCGCCCGGCGACTCATCGGGCCCGCCCTGCGCGACGGGGCCCTGCGCACCCTGCACCGGCCGGCGCCGCCCGCCCGCCGGCTCCCTCCGCTCACCCTCGGCGTCGCGCTGCTCGCCGTCGTCCTGGCCGGTCTGCCCCGCGACCCGCTCGCCCTCGACACCGACGCCCGCCTCCAAGCCCCCTCCGCGGCCCACCCGTTCGGCGCCGACGCACTGGGTCGCGACGTCCTCGCCCGGGTAGCGCACGGCGCCCTCGACACCCTCGCGCTCGCCCTCGCGGTCAGTGCGATCGCACTGACCGTCGGCCTCCTGCTCGGACTGCTGCCCCGGCTGTCCGGGCCGCTCGTCGACACGGTGAACGCCGTCCCGCCCGTCCTCGCCGCGCTCCTGGTCGCCGCCGTCCGGGGCGGCGGAGCCTGGACGCCCGTCCTCGCCGTGGCCGTCGTCGCCTGGGCGCCGCTCGCCGCGCACACCTCCGCGCTGCTGCGCGAGGAGCGGGCGACCCTCCACCTCACCGCCACCCGGGCCCTCGGCGCCGGACCCTGGCGGCTGCTCACCGGCGAACTCCTGCCCGCCGTCCTGCCGCCGGTCGCCCGCCACGCCCTCCTGCGCCTGCCCGGCATCGCCCTCGCCCTGGCCTCCCTCGGCTTCCTCGGCCTCGGCGCGCAGCCGCCGTCCCCCGAATGGGGCCTGCTGCTCGCCGAGAACCAGCCCTACGCCGAACGCGCCCCCTGGGCCGTCCTCGCCCCCGCCGCCGTCCTCGCCCTGCTGGGCGCCCTGGCGGTGACGGCGGCCGGACTGCGGCCCGGCCCGCGACGGCGTCGTGCGGCAGAAGCGGACTCCCGCCCGCACTCCGGTGAACATCCCTCGTCACGAACCGAGTTGGTGGGGGCGGCGTGA
- a CDS encoding MDR family MFS transporter has translation MRQRALRRTKERTRLPSLLKLLISTQFAFNVGFFAVLPFLAEHLGDAVGMAGWLVGFVLGLRTFSQQGLFVVGGALADRHGVRPVVLAGCALRVAGFAWLGYAEQTWTVVAAVLLTGFAAALFSPAVESEAARQAVLHEEAGGGSRTRVLALFTVAGQAGAFVGPLLGALLLEADFRTVCLAGAGVFVLVLAGHARLLPRHLPGRTRVRVRGGTGPLLRNRRFLALCCAYGAYLLAYNQLYLALPAEVERASGSQAPLAWLFALSSLLVVTAQLPVTRWAGERIGLRRSMAAGLVLIAAGFAVVAAALPAGRTGTAGLVPAAGFVVLLTLGQMLVAPAARAWVPDLAEEGRLGLYTGALSSVSGLIVLLGSAGTGALLDTGLPPAVPWLVLAAVPATAVVLLPRHG, from the coding sequence GTGCGACAGCGCGCGCTGCGCCGGACGAAGGAAAGGACCCGACTCCCTTCCCTGCTCAAGCTGCTGATCAGCACTCAGTTCGCCTTCAACGTGGGCTTCTTCGCCGTCCTTCCCTTTCTCGCCGAGCATCTGGGCGACGCGGTGGGCATGGCCGGCTGGCTGGTCGGGTTCGTGCTGGGCCTGCGGACGTTCAGCCAGCAGGGGCTGTTCGTGGTCGGCGGGGCGCTCGCCGACCGCCACGGCGTACGGCCCGTCGTCCTCGCCGGGTGCGCGCTGCGCGTCGCCGGCTTCGCCTGGCTCGGTTACGCGGAACAGACCTGGACGGTCGTCGCGGCGGTGCTCCTCACCGGGTTCGCGGCCGCGCTGTTCTCGCCCGCCGTCGAGTCCGAGGCCGCGCGACAGGCCGTCCTGCACGAGGAGGCCGGCGGCGGGTCGCGGACCCGCGTGCTGGCCCTGTTCACGGTCGCCGGGCAGGCCGGGGCGTTCGTCGGGCCGCTGCTCGGCGCGCTGCTCCTCGAGGCCGACTTCCGCACGGTGTGCCTGGCCGGCGCCGGGGTCTTCGTGCTCGTCCTCGCCGGTCACGCCCGGCTGCTGCCGCGGCACCTCCCGGGACGCACCCGCGTCCGCGTGCGCGGCGGCACGGGCCCGCTGCTGCGCAACCGCCGCTTCCTCGCCCTGTGCTGCGCGTACGGCGCCTACCTCCTCGCCTACAACCAGCTGTACCTCGCCCTGCCCGCCGAGGTGGAGCGGGCGTCCGGTTCGCAGGCGCCGCTGGCCTGGCTGTTCGCACTGTCCTCGCTGCTGGTGGTGACCGCGCAGCTGCCGGTGACCCGGTGGGCGGGGGAGCGGATCGGCCTGCGCCGCTCGATGGCCGCCGGACTGGTGCTGATCGCCGCCGGGTTCGCCGTCGTGGCCGCCGCGCTGCCCGCCGGCCGGACCGGCACGGCCGGGCTGGTGCCGGCGGCCGGGTTCGTCGTGCTGCTCACCCTCGGCCAGATGCTCGTCGCGCCCGCCGCCCGGGCCTGGGTGCCCGACCTCGCCGAGGAGGGCCGGCTCGGTCTGTACACCGGGGCGCTGTCCTCCGTCTCCGGGCTGATCGTGCTGCTCGGCAGCGCGGGCACCGGCGCCCTCCTCGACACCGGACTGCCGCCGGCGGTCCCCTGGCTGGTGCTCGCCGCGGTGCCGGCCACCGCCGTCGTGCTGCTGCCGCGCCACGGGTGA
- a CDS encoding CDP-alcohol phosphatidyltransferase family protein: MALNNTYDARLVQQETAVGAGVQILLLALLGSAIGLGPAGWVTGLVFAIATWAVLSRALHRSSLRSFGPANRVTLGRATLVGGVTALVADSFESTPPVTLLVGLTAVALILDGVDGKVARRTNTSTALGARFDMEVDAFLILVLSVYVSMALGPWVLLIGGMRYVFVAAARVAPWLNSPLPPSTARKTVAALQGVLLLLAGADLLPYSANFAVVLLALGSLVWSFGRDVLWLWRTSRVAAQTPAEKVLELV; this comes from the coding sequence GTGGCCCTGAACAACACTTACGACGCGAGGCTCGTCCAGCAGGAGACCGCTGTGGGAGCGGGCGTGCAGATCCTGTTGCTGGCCCTGCTCGGCTCGGCGATCGGCCTGGGGCCGGCGGGCTGGGTGACCGGCCTCGTCTTCGCCATCGCCACCTGGGCGGTTCTCTCCCGGGCGCTGCACCGCTCCAGCCTGCGCTCCTTCGGCCCGGCCAACCGGGTCACGCTCGGCCGGGCGACGCTGGTCGGCGGGGTGACGGCGCTGGTCGCGGACTCCTTCGAGAGCACGCCGCCGGTGACGCTGCTGGTCGGTCTGACGGCCGTGGCCCTGATCCTCGACGGCGTCGACGGCAAGGTCGCCCGCCGCACCAACACCTCGACGGCGCTGGGCGCGCGCTTCGACATGGAGGTCGACGCGTTCCTGATCCTGGTGCTCAGCGTGTACGTGTCGATGGCGCTGGGCCCGTGGGTCCTGCTCATCGGCGGCATGCGGTACGTGTTCGTCGCGGCGGCCCGCGTCGCCCCCTGGCTCAACTCCCCGCTGCCGCCGAGCACCGCCCGCAAGACGGTCGCCGCCCTGCAGGGCGTCCTGTTGCTGCTCGCCGGCGCCGATCTGCTGCCGTACTCCGCCAACTTCGCGGTCGTGCTGCTGGCGCTGGGCTCGCTGGTGTGGTCGTTCGGCCGGGACGTGCTGTGGCTGTGGCGGACCTCGCGGGTCGCGGCGCAGACCCCGGCGGAGAAGGTACTGGAGCTCGTGTGA
- a CDS encoding glycosyltransferase family 4 protein codes for MTDATLEKAVPAAPLAYVPAQAALPQIGGIIPMSLRSVHFVMPGGVDDAANPSGGNAYDRRLCLDLPGFGWQVHKHLAAGSWPRPEAAARAELARTLREFPDGTIVLLDGLVACGVPEIIVPEAERLQLAVLVHLPLGDERGLAPETAAELDAKERAVLRAVPAVIATSEWAVRRLVSHHGLAPERVHVAAPGADIAPLASGTDGVSRLLCVAAVTPRKGQHRLVEALAAARDLPWTCSCVGGLGQDPEYVDHLRGLIRRHGLEDRLELAGPKAGAALDAAYASADLMVLTSYAETYGMAVTEALARGIPVLATDVGGLPEAVGRAPDGGVPGILVPPEDPAALAAELRGWFGEADVRRRLKAAARSRRAALNGWASTAQSLAGVLGRLPSDPRRAA; via the coding sequence GTGACCGATGCGACCCTGGAGAAGGCCGTACCCGCGGCCCCGCTCGCCTACGTGCCCGCGCAGGCAGCGCTCCCCCAGATCGGCGGGATCATCCCCATGTCCCTGCGCTCCGTGCACTTCGTGATGCCGGGCGGCGTCGACGACGCGGCGAACCCGAGCGGCGGCAACGCCTACGACCGCCGCCTCTGCCTTGATCTGCCCGGCTTCGGCTGGCAGGTCCACAAGCACCTGGCGGCCGGGTCCTGGCCCCGGCCGGAAGCGGCCGCCCGTGCGGAACTGGCCCGCACGCTGCGTGAGTTCCCCGACGGCACGATCGTCCTGCTCGACGGACTGGTGGCCTGCGGGGTGCCGGAGATCATCGTGCCCGAGGCCGAACGGCTGCAGCTCGCCGTCCTCGTGCACCTGCCGCTGGGCGACGAGCGCGGACTCGCACCGGAGACCGCGGCCGAACTCGACGCCAAGGAGCGGGCCGTGCTGCGGGCCGTGCCCGCGGTGATCGCCACCAGCGAGTGGGCGGTCCGCCGTCTCGTCTCCCACCACGGCCTCGCCCCCGAGCGCGTGCACGTCGCCGCCCCCGGCGCCGACATCGCACCCCTCGCCTCCGGCACCGACGGCGTGTCCCGGCTGCTGTGCGTGGCCGCCGTAACACCGCGCAAGGGCCAGCACCGGCTCGTGGAGGCGCTGGCCGCGGCCAGGGACCTGCCGTGGACCTGCTCCTGCGTGGGCGGCCTCGGGCAGGACCCGGAGTACGTCGACCATCTGCGCGGCCTCATCCGCAGACACGGCCTCGAGGACCGGCTGGAGCTGGCCGGCCCCAAGGCGGGCGCCGCACTCGACGCCGCCTACGCCTCCGCCGACCTCATGGTCCTCACCTCCTACGCCGAGACGTACGGCATGGCCGTCACCGAGGCGCTGGCCCGCGGCATCCCGGTCCTCGCGACCGACGTCGGCGGTCTGCCCGAGGCGGTCGGCCGCGCCCCCGACGGCGGCGTCCCCGGCATCCTCGTCCCGCCGGAGGACCCGGCCGCGCTCGCCGCCGAACTGCGCGGCTGGTTCGGCGAGGCCGACGTGCGACGCCGCCTCAAGGCGGCCGCGCGCAGCCGCCGGGCGGCCCTGAACGGCTGGGCGAGCACCGCCCAGAGCCTGGCCGGCGTGCTCGGCCGGCTCCCGAGCGATCCCCGGAGGGCGGCATGA
- the ribA gene encoding GTP cyclohydrolase II: MTEKIGVLGTKTPQRTGVERVVNAPLPTVYGKFQAIGYMDHDRGDEQVALVYGEIGTEEVLTRLHSECLTGDAFGSQHCECGAQLESALRAVVAEGSGIVVYLRGHEGRGIGLLGKLRAMALQAEGLDTVEANVALGYPVDARDYKVAADILRDLGVESVRLMSNNPRKREALTDNGIRVAEEVPLLIEPCENNITYLRTKRERMDHRLPHLDAVAHWS, encoded by the coding sequence ATGACAGAAAAAATTGGCGTACTCGGCACGAAGACCCCGCAGCGCACCGGTGTGGAACGCGTGGTGAATGCCCCCCTGCCCACCGTGTACGGCAAATTCCAGGCGATCGGTTACATGGACCACGACCGCGGTGACGAACAAGTCGCCCTGGTGTACGGGGAGATAGGCACCGAGGAGGTGCTGACCCGGCTGCATTCCGAATGCCTGACCGGTGACGCGTTCGGCTCCCAGCACTGCGAGTGCGGCGCGCAGCTGGAGTCCGCGCTGCGGGCCGTCGTCGCCGAGGGCAGCGGCATCGTCGTCTACCTGCGCGGCCACGAGGGCCGGGGCATCGGCCTGCTGGGCAAGCTGCGCGCGATGGCCCTGCAGGCGGAGGGCCTGGACACCGTCGAGGCGAACGTCGCCCTCGGGTACCCGGTCGACGCCCGCGACTACAAGGTGGCCGCCGACATCCTGCGCGACCTGGGCGTGGAATCCGTCCGCCTGATGTCGAACAACCCGCGCAAGCGGGAGGCGCTGACGGACAACGGCATCAGGGTCGCCGAAGAGGTGCCCCTGCTGATCGAGCCGTGCGAGAACAACATCACCTACCTGCGCACCAAGCGGGAGCGGATGGACCACCGGCTGCCCCACCTGGACGCGGTGGCCCACTGGTCCTGA
- a CDS encoding 6-pyruvoyl trahydropterin synthase family protein, translating to MFSVTVRDHIMIAHSFRGEVFGPAQRLHGATFLVDATFRREQLDDDNIVVDIGLATQELGAVVSELNYRNLDNEPDFAGVNTSTEFLAKVIADRLAERIHKGALGEGARGITAIAVSLHESHIAWASYERAL from the coding sequence TTGTTCAGTGTCACCGTCCGCGATCACATCATGATCGCCCACAGCTTCCGCGGCGAGGTCTTCGGACCCGCGCAGCGCCTGCACGGAGCGACGTTCCTGGTGGACGCCACATTCCGGCGTGAGCAGCTCGACGACGACAACATCGTCGTCGACATCGGACTCGCCACGCAGGAGCTCGGGGCCGTGGTCAGCGAGCTGAACTATCGCAATCTCGACAACGAGCCCGACTTCGCCGGGGTCAACACGTCGACCGAGTTCCTCGCCAAGGTCATCGCCGACCGGCTCGCGGAGCGCATCCACAAGGGCGCGCTCGGCGAGGGCGCCCGGGGCATCACCGCCATCGCCGTCTCCCTGCACGAGTCGCACATCGCCTGGGCGAGCTACGAGCGTGCGCTGTGA